From a single Plasmodium coatneyi strain Hackeri chromosome 4, complete sequence genomic region:
- a CDS encoding KRR1 small subunit processome component yields MATEEAAQNKREGGNRKYRKEKPWDNENIDHWKVEKFTREDNKHHFLEESSFKVLFPKYREKYLQQFSTDIKNVLNNHFIKFEINLIEGYMCVKTTKKTFDPYIIIKARDMISLLSRSVPFTHAKRVLDDETFCDIIKISTYVRNRNKFIKRRQRLLGSNGTTLKALEILTNCYICVHGKTVSVIGYFKALKVVRRIIVDCMKNIHPVYHIKELIAKRELQKNEEFKNENWEKFLPNFKKRNVQRKKIKQKLEKKKGAKKEEKSVFPPDQLPRKIDIQMETGEYFMRRTRGEAAAKAE; encoded by the coding sequence ATGGCGACGGAGGAAGCGGCCCAGAACAAGCGCGAGGGGGGGAACAGAAAGTACAGGAAGGAGAAACCATGGGACAATGAAAACATAGACCATTGGAAAGTGGAAAAGTTCACCAGGGAAGACAACAAGCACCACTTCCTCGAAGAGTCCAGCTTCAAAGTGCTCTTCCCCAAGTACAGAGAAAAGTATCTCCAACAATTCAGCAcagacataaaaaatgtattaaatAATCACTTCATAAAATttgaaataaatttaattgaaggttacatgtgtgtaaaaacaacaaaaaaaacattcgacccttatattataataaaggCAAGGGATATGATTTCTCTGCTTTCGAGAAGTGTCCCCTTTACTCATGCCAAACGAGTGCTCGACGATGAAACGTTTTGCGATATCATAAAAATTAGCACCTATGTGAGGAACAGAAATAAGTTTATTAAACGCAGACAGAGGTTGCTAGGAAGCAATGGGACCACATTAAAAGCCCTGGAAATTTTAACCAACTGTTATATATGCGTCCACGGGAAAACGGTCAGCGTCATTGGCTACTTCAAGGCACTCAAGGTGGTGAGGAGGATTATCGTGGACTGCATGAAAAACATCCACCCAGTTTATCACATTAAAGAATTGATTGCCAAAAGggaactgcaaaaaaatgaagaatttaaaaacgAAAACTGGGAGAAATTTCTccccaattttaaaaagcgaAATGtacagaggaaaaaaataaaacaaaagttggagaagaagaagggcgccaagaaggaggagaagtcCGTCTTCCCGCCGGATCAGCTGCCTCGAAAAATTGACATCCAAATGGAGACGGGTGAGTACTTCATGCGTCGTACCCGGGGCGAAGCGGCGGCAAAGGCGGAGTAA